A region of the Culex quinquefasciatus strain JHB chromosome 1, VPISU_Cqui_1.0_pri_paternal, whole genome shotgun sequence genome:
CAATTAATAACAGCTGAATTGTTTTGGAAATTGCTGGAAAAGCGCTTTTACAGCTGATTTGCAGCTGAgtttggactttatatttctggTTTAGAGCTAGGCCCCTACTGTTCTTGATCCGCCctgcaaaacgtcaaaaaatatgAGATGCAAAAATGTTGTCATCTCTTTCTCTCTCGTCCTCCTACCCCAGTTCTATTTTCGGTTTGTTTACTTCTTTACCGACACAGCTTGATGGGAGGAAATTGGCTGAGAGGGAacaatttatttgatgaaaAGCTTGGTGTTGGAGACTTGATGCCAGGCATGGGTTGTTGATGTTTTTCGTTGATCGAATCATGCACGCTTGCCGTCATGCCTAAATAGGCGGTGGGATTCGGGCGCAGTTTTAGTTGTATATGTAAGTTGCATTTCGTACTGGAATGTGCTAACTTTTTCTCGAGACTAATTAATCATAAAAAGGAAGCCAAACGACGGACTTGGACAGATTCATCAACGGTGTGTTTGCAACCCCGGAACAGCATGACCAACTCTCAACGGAGAAACATTtgaaagcaattaaaaaaaaattgtggttcTTACGGTGGAATCCCAAGCAATTGCCGTTTGCATTTGATACCAAACTGGCCCCCAAAAATGCCAACATCCATCCTCTTAGTCTAAGAAATCTGTCCAGCAGAAGTGATGGTTCCCTTTCTATTGTGCTACACCTTGGTAACACCGCAATTCTCGCCGCAATTTCACCTCATTGAACATAAAATAATCGTGCAAAATATCGGAATTGGATAATCTCAGCTGCGACCGACAGCCGTTCCGTTTTTCCTCAGCTGGTTGATTTTCGTGAGGATGAGCGAGCCAGAGatatattgttttggttttcatcATTCTTTCTCTTTCACATCTCAACTGTGTTGCCAGTTTAATGGGAAAATATTAGGCAGTGTTGCTGGTAGCAGCATTAAATGAGCTGCATTTCAGCATTTGCTAGAGCAGTTGTTTTAGAGCTGATTTGCTCTAAGGCTAGCTGTTTTAATGCAGATTAGCTGTGGAATGCTGGTTTACAGCCTATTAATGATTTCTTTTAGTGcaggatggttacttgggtatcgccaaaattaacttttcactttcgcttactttttcacggcgcacagtgggcgaaatggaacccaaaatcggacttaattgaacgcggctggttccctggtataacacatagtgtttcttatgtaaaaaaatccggggaatcgattggtgatggattcatccaccgcacgaaacggcaaagggtccattttgccccaattactcatttttaacatttttcttgaaaatcggtctgtatttagagcggaggcttttgCAGCCtttcaaaatgcacttaacttatttgaaaatgtcccaggaatccagtaaaaataaccacttgcaccgcaaaaatcatctagggtccatttaaccccaattccgctataaaagcatttttggccgttttcaaatgttaggtcagatttcaaaatctgaaaatatttttatcgtaaagatcagacaattttacataagaatgacgatttgcacttgaaagtttgacacatttatgttgatatagaaattaaactaaataaaaagattgaagaatcacttttgggccaattttcccaaacgcagaataaactgcctttcacatacattttattttcatcaacataaatgtgtcaaactatcaagtgcaaatcgttattcttatgtaaaattgtctgatctttacgataaaaatattttcagatttttaaatctgacctaacattgaaaacggccaaaaatgcttttatagcggaattggggttaaatggaccctagatgattttgcgGTGCATGTGGTTATTTTTGGATTCctggacattttcaaataagtttagtgcatttggaaggccgcataaagcctcgctctaaatacagaccgattttcagaaaaatgtaaaaaggaattggggcaaaatggaccctttgccgtttcgtgcggtggatgaaaccatcaccaatcgattcctcggatttttttacataagaaacactattattcataccagggaaccagccgcgttcaattaagtccgattttgggttccatttcgcccactgtgcggcgcttaagatatgaaattgcttccaactaccggcaacatgttcttttgatcattagtaaggcactcacttgaagaacaatcccgaaaaatgtaatatattagcaagcgccatcaaaaaaacaaacgcgccaagtcgtttgacgtttcaattttcactttgcattccaatcgaaggctgaagaaaaccgagcgagagacgaaggcaaaaaagaacaaaggctggccgtcaacaccaccacccagtcaaatcaatccgaattctgaaacggaatctaattagaatcgtatacaaattccgttcaaaacgcaacaaccggttccgtgttcgaaccggttgttgcgtttgaaacggaatttgtatacgattctaattagattccgtttcagaattcggattgatttgactgggcagcagcacagccagcgatgccaggaaactttccctataaatgccacttttcgtgagtgttcgtttgaactgtcagcgcaaatggcaacactcgacagctAGGGGGGTGACACTTAGGTTTTGCCGGGTCTGGAACTTCGAGCTCGGAGCCAGCACCGATCTGAAACCTTGCCTGgaactttgatattttttaaacccaACTTGTTGGACTCGGTTTAGCGTGCACTGCTCAGCAGCTgtcagtcaaaaaaacaaaacaaaggccacgtttttcgcgaaaattctCGGTGATGCGATGTGCCCAATCAAGGCGTCCGTGAGCGGACACTGGAATCGTTCCGAGTTCGTGAGGTGCGGCACACATGGAGCGGACATCATCGTCGTCGGCAAACCAGAGTATGCAGACCGTTTCGAGGACTGGGCATATGAAGAGGAAGGGTTGAAGTTTTACCGACGGAATTTCCAGCCGGACGAGTTGCGGATGTTTGGAAAGCGGCCAAGGCCGATTAACTCCAACTCGAACAACTCGACATCGAACAAGCGTGATCTTTGCCAGCGGGATGGTGCGCAGCAAAATCTTCTCTGGAGGTTCTTGCTACTGAAGTCGAGCGTGACGTTGTACAAGTTACCAATTacaacccaagtaaccatcctgCACTAAAAGAAATCATTAATAGGCTGTAAACCAGCATTCCACAGCTAATCTGCATTAAAACAGCTAGCCTTAGAGCAAATCAGCTCTAAAACAACTGCTCTAGCAAATGCTGAAATGCAGCTCATTTAATGCTGCTACCAGCAACACTGCCTAATATTTTCCCATTAAACTGGCAACACAGTTGAGATGTGAAAGAGAAAGAATgatgaaaaccaaaacaatatatCTCTGGCTCGCTCATCCCTCACGAAAATCAACCAGCTGAGGAAAAACGGAACGGCTGTCGGTCGCAGCTGAGATTATCAATTCCGATATTTTGCACGATTATTTTATGTTCAATGAGGTGAAATTGCGGCGAGAATTGCGGTGTTACAAGGTGTAGCACAATAGAAAGGGAACCATCACTTCTGCTGGACAGATTTCTTAGACTAAGAGGATGGATGTTGGCATTTTGGGGGCCAGTTTGGTATCAAATGCAAACGGCAATTGCTTGGGATTCCACCGTAAgaaccacaattttttttaattgctttcaAATGTTTCTCCGTTGAGAGTTGGTCATGCTGTTCCGGGGTTGCAAACACACCGTTGATGAATCTGTCCAAGTCCGTCGTTTGGCTTCCTTTTATGATTAATTAGTCTCGAGAAAAAGTTAGCACATTCCAGTACGAAATGCAACTTACATATACAACTAAAACTGCGCCCGAATCCCACCGCCTATTTAGGCATGACGGCAAGCGTGCATGATTCGATCAACGAAAAACATCAACAACCCATGCCTGGCATCAAGTCTCCAACACCAAGCTtttcatcaaataaattgtTCCCCCCTCTCAGCCA
Encoded here:
- the LOC119770437 gene encoding uncharacterized protein LOC119770437 isoform X1 → MCPIKASVSGHWNRSEFVRCGTHGADIIVVGKPEYADRFEDWAYEEEGLKFYRRNFQPDELRMFGKRPRPINSNSNNSTSNKRDLCQRDGAQQNLLWRFLLLKSSVTLYKLCVCTR
- the LOC119770437 gene encoding uncharacterized protein LOC119770437 isoform X4, which produces MCPIKASVSGHWNRSEFVRCGTHGADIIVVGKPDGNQISQHHQVDQPHLIGQFHACVWPDCYF